A genomic window from Bacillota bacterium includes:
- a CDS encoding adenylosuccinate synthase: MATVLLVGAQWGDEGKGKVTDFLAAQADLIVRYQGGNNAGHTVVVGEEEFKLHLVPSGILYPDKTCIIGNGVVIDPAVLVGEIKALEQRGVRMAHLYISERAHLIFPYHRRWDAVEEERKGKSRIGTTGRGIGPAYMDKAARTGIRMADLIERDAFIALLKKNIEHKNAFFEQVYKAQGMSFTDILAAFDEYAAILGKYVADTALMIHRTISAGKNVLFEGAQGTLLDIDHGTYPFVTSSNPTAGGACSGSGIGPRAINTVIGIVKAYTTRVGEGPFPTELSDDLGEEIRQKGREFGTTTGRPRRCGWFDAVISRYAARINGLDYLCITKLDVLTGIPTLKICRGYSHKGREINEFPASLNLLSEYDPVYEELPGWEEDLGGAKSLSDLPVEACNYLERLSALSGVPIAMVGVGTRREQTIVCKELF, from the coding sequence GTGGCAACGGTTTTGTTGGTCGGCGCTCAGTGGGGTGACGAGGGTAAGGGAAAAGTGACCGATTTTCTCGCGGCTCAGGCGGATCTCATCGTCCGGTATCAAGGAGGCAATAACGCCGGCCATACCGTGGTTGTCGGGGAAGAGGAGTTTAAACTGCACCTTGTTCCCTCCGGGATTCTTTACCCGGATAAAACCTGCATCATCGGAAACGGCGTGGTGATTGATCCGGCCGTGCTGGTCGGGGAGATCAAGGCACTTGAGCAGCGGGGGGTCAGGATGGCCCACCTTTATATCAGCGAGCGCGCCCACCTTATCTTTCCATACCACCGGCGCTGGGACGCGGTTGAAGAGGAACGCAAAGGGAAGTCGCGGATCGGGACCACCGGCCGAGGGATAGGGCCTGCGTACATGGATAAGGCTGCGCGGACCGGTATTCGTATGGCGGACCTCATTGAACGCGATGCATTTATCGCATTATTGAAGAAGAATATAGAGCATAAAAACGCTTTCTTCGAACAGGTGTACAAGGCACAAGGCATGTCTTTCACGGATATACTGGCTGCATTCGATGAATACGCGGCAATTCTCGGCAAATATGTCGCCGACACGGCCTTGATGATACACCGGACAATCTCTGCGGGTAAAAACGTTTTGTTTGAGGGAGCGCAAGGTACCCTCCTGGACATAGACCACGGCACCTATCCGTTTGTCACCTCCTCGAACCCCACGGCCGGAGGGGCCTGTTCCGGTTCCGGGATCGGCCCCCGGGCGATAAACACGGTCATCGGGATAGTGAAGGCTTATACGACACGGGTGGGCGAAGGCCCGTTCCCGACCGAGCTCAGCGACGACCTCGGCGAAGAAATACGGCAGAAGGGCCGGGAATTCGGTACCACCACCGGAAGGCCGAGACGCTGCGGCTGGTTCGACGCGGTTATTTCACGCTATGCGGCCCGTATCAACGGACTCGATTATCTCTGTATCACGAAGCTGGATGTCCTTACCGGCATTCCGACGCTTAAGATCTGCCGTGGGTACAGCCATAAGGGAAGAGAGATAAACGAATTTCCCGCCAGCCTCAACCTCTTAAGCGAATACGATCCGGTCTACGAGGAGTTGCCCGGTTGGGAAGAGGATCTGGGAGGGGCAAAAAGTTTAAGCGACCTGCCGGTGGAAGCCTGCAACTACCTTGAAAGGCTTTCGGCGCTCAGCGGGGTGCCTATCGCTATGGTGGGTGTCGGCACGCGCCGGGAGCAGACGATCGTCTGCAAGGAATTGTTTTAA